One stretch of Malus domestica chromosome 14, GDT2T_hap1 DNA includes these proteins:
- the LOC103455695 gene encoding kinase-interacting family protein isoform X1, giving the protein MNRKPTCLLSVRDDIEERMKMLASHTAQQDTGDTFAERADAYYKRRPQLLSLLQDLYKAYVTLSDRYIHTIAKTNHRRGHSSQTSIIDNDCYDDCHDQQDADGDTLSQMDSDVGSSLSYQPQLSLAAARDDNMVLDLDAIVAEVVMKNVECDILLDEASTMGRRCNESSRKMKLQKSLLEVLESERLILLNENAKLGYKVGALVEENKAIASESMFIRRKAGELARCLLKVREDQRVCMLSRKIEDLQGQIYGLEKRNKEYYEQLVKRDQWSSQLVQEESRSINNKSKYNGNEVNLEVCFQIGKINRRLKRGNSNVKDFGTASGKKGWSWWGKVKNMDLFLCGHNSSST; this is encoded by the exons ATGAATCGGAAACCCACATGCCTCTTATCCGTCCGCGACG ATATAGAAGAGAGGATGAAGATGCTGGCATCTCACACAGCTCAACAAGACACTGGAGACACCTTCGCTGAACGAGCCGACGCTTACTACAAACGACGCCCTCAGCTGCTCTCTCTGCTTCAAGACTTATACAAAGCCTACGTCACTTTATCTGACCGTTATATTCatacaattgccaaaaccaatcATCGCCGTGGACACTCCTCCCAAACCTCAATCATTGATAATGACTGCTACGACGACTGTCATGACCAACAAGATGCCGATGGTGATACATTAAGCCAGATGGATTCGGACGTGGGCAGTTCCCTCTCCTATCAGCCACAATTATCTCTTGCTGCTGCCCGGGATGATAACATGGTGTTGGATTTGGATGCAATTGTTGCGGAGGTTGTGATGAAGAATGTGGAATGCGATATCTTACTTGATGAGGCCAGCACCATGGGGAGGCGATGCAATGAGTCATCAAGGAAGATGAAGTTGCAGAAGAGCTTGCTGGAGGTGCTGGAGTCCGAAAGGCTTATACTACTGAATGAGAATGCTAAGTTGGGGTACAAAGTGGGTGCATTGGTGGAAGAGAACAAAGCCATCGCGTCCGAGTCCATGTTCATTAGGAGGAAGGCTGGAGAGCTGGCTAGGTGTTTGCTGAAGGTGAGGGAGGATCAGAGGGTGTGCATGCTTAGCCGTAAAATCGAGGACCTGCAGGGCCAGATCTATGGGTTGGAGAAGAGGAACAAGGAGTACTATGAGCAACTTGTGAAGAGAGACCAATGGTCCTCTCAACTTGTACAAGAAGAGAGTAGGAGCATAAACAACAAAAGCAAGTATAACGGgaatgaagtgaatttggaGGTTTGTTTCCAAATAGGGAAGATCAATCGGAGGCTGAAGAGAGGTAATAGCAATGTGAAGGATTTTGGCACTGCGAGTGGGAAGAAGGGTTGGAGTTGGTGGGGAAAGGTCAAGAACATGGACTTGTTTCTATGCGGACATAATTCAAGCTCTACTTGA
- the LOC103455695 gene encoding kinase-interacting family protein isoform X2: MKMLASHTAQQDTGDTFAERADAYYKRRPQLLSLLQDLYKAYVTLSDRYIHTIAKTNHRRGHSSQTSIIDNDCYDDCHDQQDADGDTLSQMDSDVGSSLSYQPQLSLAAARDDNMVLDLDAIVAEVVMKNVECDILLDEASTMGRRCNESSRKMKLQKSLLEVLESERLILLNENAKLGYKVGALVEENKAIASESMFIRRKAGELARCLLKVREDQRVCMLSRKIEDLQGQIYGLEKRNKEYYEQLVKRDQWSSQLVQEESRSINNKSKYNGNEVNLEVCFQIGKINRRLKRGNSNVKDFGTASGKKGWSWWGKVKNMDLFLCGHNSSST, encoded by the coding sequence ATGAAGATGCTGGCATCTCACACAGCTCAACAAGACACTGGAGACACCTTCGCTGAACGAGCCGACGCTTACTACAAACGACGCCCTCAGCTGCTCTCTCTGCTTCAAGACTTATACAAAGCCTACGTCACTTTATCTGACCGTTATATTCatacaattgccaaaaccaatcATCGCCGTGGACACTCCTCCCAAACCTCAATCATTGATAATGACTGCTACGACGACTGTCATGACCAACAAGATGCCGATGGTGATACATTAAGCCAGATGGATTCGGACGTGGGCAGTTCCCTCTCCTATCAGCCACAATTATCTCTTGCTGCTGCCCGGGATGATAACATGGTGTTGGATTTGGATGCAATTGTTGCGGAGGTTGTGATGAAGAATGTGGAATGCGATATCTTACTTGATGAGGCCAGCACCATGGGGAGGCGATGCAATGAGTCATCAAGGAAGATGAAGTTGCAGAAGAGCTTGCTGGAGGTGCTGGAGTCCGAAAGGCTTATACTACTGAATGAGAATGCTAAGTTGGGGTACAAAGTGGGTGCATTGGTGGAAGAGAACAAAGCCATCGCGTCCGAGTCCATGTTCATTAGGAGGAAGGCTGGAGAGCTGGCTAGGTGTTTGCTGAAGGTGAGGGAGGATCAGAGGGTGTGCATGCTTAGCCGTAAAATCGAGGACCTGCAGGGCCAGATCTATGGGTTGGAGAAGAGGAACAAGGAGTACTATGAGCAACTTGTGAAGAGAGACCAATGGTCCTCTCAACTTGTACAAGAAGAGAGTAGGAGCATAAACAACAAAAGCAAGTATAACGGgaatgaagtgaatttggaGGTTTGTTTCCAAATAGGGAAGATCAATCGGAGGCTGAAGAGAGGTAATAGCAATGTGAAGGATTTTGGCACTGCGAGTGGGAAGAAGGGTTGGAGTTGGTGGGGAAAGGTCAAGAACATGGACTTGTTTCTATGCGGACATAATTCAAGCTCTACTTGA